CTGGTAACAGCCGCACCAGACCTAAGACTCATCAGTGAACGGCAGCTTCCTGAGCCGTTCCCCTACGGTCGCGTTCCGCTGCTCCGCTTGGCGGAGCCGCGTGAGTTCGCGGTTGCGCCGTTCCCCGAGGACTGCGCCTATGTAGTCTTCGGGGATGGTGCCGGCCGGCGGGGGTGGTGCGACGTATCTTGCGAGTTCTGAAGCGAGGGAGGCCGCCATGTTGACGCGTGAGGCTGGTGCCATGAGGTAGGCCTGCTGCACGAAGGTTCCGGCGCGGCGGGCGGTGGCATCCGGTACCCTGCCGATGTCTGCCATCGCGACCCATGCTTGGAGATGGTGCGGCGCTACGGGCATGATCCGTGGCGTTGAGGGTACGCGTTGCCGGAGGGAGTAGGTTCCTGCAACGATGTCACCGAGGCGCTTGGATTTGTCGTTGAACAGTGCCACACCGATTGCGAGACCGCCGAAGGTCAAGTAGATCTCCAGGAATCCGAGGAGCCCGCGGATGAGGGCGTGCCGGAAGCGGATGGACCCGCCGTCGTCTCGCACTATGCGTAGTCCTGTGGCGAGCTTCCCCAGGGATCGCCCGCGTGTGAGGGTCTCGACAGTCACGGGGACGATGACCACGGAGAAGATGACGCTGCTGAGGACGAGCGCCTGAATGGCGGCGTCGTCGAGATCCCGGGAGGCCGACGTGATCAGGATGATCAGGAGTATCGCGAGGATGATGTGGGAGATGACGTCCAGGATGAGCCCCAGCGCACGCGCGGCGAAGGACGCCGGGCGAAGCTCGAGGACCACTGCCTCGCCTGTGATGATTGAACTCATGCCCGCCCCCGTGGTTCGCCAACGCAGCGGGCGCCCGGAGCGCCCGCACCATCGAGTCTAGCGGCGGGCTGACTCCTTGGTGGATACAGGCGCTAGGGTGGTGGCGTGGACATCGATGCCTTCTCGGCCGTACATGGGGACAAATGGTCGCGGCTTCATTTCCTGGCGCATAAGCGCAGGCTCACGGGTGCCGAGGCGGACGAACTTCTGCGCCTGTATCAAACGGTGTCCGGGCACCTGTCCTTGATCCGTTCTGTGGCACCGGAGACGGGGTTGTCGGCTTCCTTGTCGGCAGCACTGGCCCAGGCACGGACGAGGTTCACTGGGGCCCGCTCGAATTTCATGGAGGACCTGGCACGGTTTTTCGTCATTTCCCTTCCTGCGGCGTTCTACCGGATCCGGTGGTTGACTCTGTGGTGCGGGCTGGCCTTTGTCTTGGTGGCAGGGGCATACGCCTTGTGGATTGGCACGTCACCGGAGGCGCTGAGGGCGGTCGCGTCCAGTGATGCCAAGGTGCAGCAGTATGTGGAGGAAGACTTCATTGATTACTACTCCGAGAATCCTGCGGCTTCATTCGCCGGCGCCGTGTGGACGAACAACGCCTGGATCTCCGCGCAAGCTGTGGCTTTTGGCATTACCGGATTCTGGGTGCCGTTCATCTTGTTCATGAACGCGCAGGGGTTGGGTATCGCGGCGGGACTCTTCCTGGCAACAGGGAAGATGGACATTTTCTTCAGCTACATCCTTCCGCATGGCCTCATGGAACTCACTGCGGTATTCATTGCGTGTGCTGCAGGGCTGAAGATTTTCTGGGCCATGGTGCGTCCGGGCCCGAGGACGCGGCTTCAGGCTGTGGCTGATGAAGGCCGTTCCCTGATAACTATTGCCCTCGGGTTGGTGCTGGTTTTGCTTATTTCCGGCATTGTGGAGGGTTTCGTGACACCGAGCCCGCTGCCTGTATGGGCCAAGATCGCTATTGGTGCGCTGGTTTTGGCCGGTTATTGGGTCTACACCCTGGTGCTCGGTAGGAGTGCAGTCCGAGCAGGCGTCACAGGAGATATGGACGCTAACGACGCCGGTTACCGCAGCATCGCAGCATAGACCTTACAGTTACGTTTCAATCTGGTCGCAGCCGGGGTGGCACCGCGTGTCTCTGTATTGCCGGGCGGTAGGCTCGAATGCAGACAAGAGAGCCGGCAGCAAGCAATCGCCGGTGGATGCCTACGGAAGTGAACCCGCTGTGAGCGACAAGAGCCCAAAACCACAAGAACCGGACACGGACGTCCATGAGGACCCCAACGAACCGGCCTTCGACTGGATGAAGCCTAAAACGTCCAGTGGCGCTTCCGCGGCCACTCCTGCAGCGAAGACCGGAACCACACCTGTGGACGCAAAGCCGTCCGTCAGTCCCACTACTGTGACGCCCGCCAAGGGCCAGCCTGAGAGCCGCGCGGACCGGAAGGCTGCTGAGGCCGACAACGGGGCTGAGCCGCCGCTGTTCGCTGACACCCTGGCGGACGCTTCCACCGCCAAGCAGCCGTCGCACTATTCGGAACCTTTGCCGACGTCGGCCCTTCAGGTCCGTCCGCCGGACGACGAAGTGGCGCGACGAAACGCCGAACGCGAGCAAGCCGCAAAGGTAAAGCCGATCGGCCCGCGGATTTTCCAAGTGCTGTTGGCTGTTTTCTACCCGGTAATCCTCTTGGTGCTCGCTGTCCGGGCAGTGACCAGCCCGCTGTTCCTGTGGGTGGAGTACAACCGCCCAGGTTTCCCCGGCGACGGCTACGGTTTCAGCACTGACGATCGCATGACGTACGGTTCCTACGCCGTTGACTACCTCAGCAACTGGGCCGGTCCGCGCTACCTGGGGGGCCTGGTCAACCAGGACGGCGCAAAACTCTTTACCGACAGCGAAGTCTCGCACATGGCCGACGTCAAGCTCGTCATTCTGTCGTCATTCGGCGCCGGGCTGCTGCTCATCATCCTCAGTATCATCGCCATCATGTACCTGCGTAAGCGAAGCACCGGCGGAATACGTCGCGGTCTCTTTGCCGGCTCTATCGTCACGCTGGTGATCATCATTGCCCTCGCCGTCCTGGCAGTACTGAGCTGGCAGCAGTTCTTCACCGAGTTCCACCGGATCTTCTTCGCCAACGGCACGTGGACGTTCTCGCTGGAGGACACCCTGATCCGGCTCTTCCCGGGACAGTTCTGGATCGACGCGGGCATTGTCATCGGCGCCTTGGTGTTCCTCGCAGCGACTGTGACGTTCATCCTCACCTGGCCCACCAAGCGGCGCCGTGGCGTGGGCTCCACACCAGCGGCCAACGAAGCCGAGGACCCTGACGAGGCAGCTGCCGATGCCGATGATGCCGACAACCTGAGCAAGGAACCGACGGGCATTACGCGCTAGAAGGCGCTTCCGAGCCCTGTGCGGCATGCCGGGTGAGGACATCGATAAGGCGCACAGGGCCGTCCGTGCTGGCAATAACCGTCTTGCCGTTTTTCATCTCGATGTTGATCTCGACCGCCCACAAGGTACTCGACTATGCCGGGCCCCATGTATCTGAAGCCGTAGCCGCTGGGGCCCGCCGCGTTGTCGGTGGTCACCGTTGCGATTTCATCCCTGGGCACCGTCCGTTTGAAGAAGTCGCAAAAGGCGATCACGACGTTCTGCGAGTCGACCTTGACGGTGACGGTCATGAAGGCGATGAATGAACCAGCTGCGGTGATGACCAGCGGTACGAAGAGCACTTCCGGTGTGTTCTTCAGGACGATGAGCACGAACAGCACCGGGCCCAGCGCAACCATCGTGAAACCCACAACTCGAGGTACCAAGGTAGCCCGGACACGCGAGTAGTAGAGCATCGGTGTTGGTATGCCTGATGGTGTAGCCATGAGTTCCCCTTTGAAAGCCGGGTACTCCCAGGGGTGTCCTTGGAGGACAAGTAACCAGCCAGTAACTTATACGGAAGTGGTCGCCTGGGCGTTGATCCAGTACGCAAGAGCCGGTCCAGCGTGGTGATGTGGCATTTTCAAGGCTCGCGTTCAGGCCGCCCGTTCCGAAAATGAATTGCCCGGCCCGAGAAGTGGTCCCAGAACATCGCAGGATCAAGCGGGATGTTTCGCCCTTCTTTGGGGTGACGGTTTGAGGGCCGGTGGATACGTATGTGGCCGGAATCCGTTATGGCGGCCAACACCGCAAGGTGGCCTGACGTGCCGGGATTTCCGAAGGACGGGCCGACGGATACGACGAGAGCCCCTGGCCCGCGCGCGGTTTCGATGAACTCTTCTTTGGTTGAGAACTGTAGTCGGTCGGCTTCGAGTCGGTTCTTTTGGCCATGTCGGGCCAGCCCGGCGTGGTGCCAACCGGCTTGTTCGGTGTAGGCGCCGTCAACGAGAAGCTCCTCAGTGATCGTTGCAGGAAGGACCTGCAACTCGGGGAGGAGATGTGCGTAAACCATGCGCAGGCATGCCACCCCGCAGGATCTGGTGTCCCAGAACCGTGCCACGTTCTGGCTGGGGTAGCCCAGGGCCTCCCAGTCGTGGCTGACCATGGAGCTGTAGAAGGGGACTCTTACCGGCGTCACAGCCGCTGACATTTCACGAGGCTCTCATGCGCGAGACCGCGGCGGAAATAGCCATCGCAGCGTCACTTGCTTCTTCGGGAGTTGTTGCTCTTCCGAATCCTATTCGGAGGCTGGACCGGGCCTCGTCTGCGGACAGCCCGATGGCGATGAGCACGTGGGAGGGTTGCTGATCGTTACTGTTGCATGCAGATCCGGCCGAGATTGCTACTTGCGGAACAGCGGACATGAGTTCTCCGGCGTCCATGCCGGGGATCCTGATATTCAGGCAGTTAGGCAGACAAAGCTTCTCCGGGGAGTTGGCCACTATGTCTGGGTGGTGGGAACGCAGAAGGTCCAGGAACATGTTCTTGAGCTGAATGACCCGTGACCGTTCGGCTGTCAGTCCGGACCGGGATAGCTCCAGGGCCTTGGCGAAGCCGACTATCGCCGGAAGGTTCTGGGTCCCGGGACGTTTGCCGCCCTCTTGTCCACCGCCGTGAAGGAGGGATGGGACACCCTTGTTGGAGGTCTGGAACTTGTCGCTAATGTAGAGGGCTCCGATTCCTTTGGGCCCGTAGAGCTTGTGGCTGGAGAAGCTGATCAGATCGGCCGGGAACTCGGTGAGGTCTTCAATCAAGTAGCCGATAGCCTGGGTGGCGTCGGAATGAAGGGGGACCCCTGCCCCTGCCGTTACCGCAGCGATGTCGGTGATGGGCTGGACCGATCCGATTTCGTTGTTGGCCGCCATGACCGAGACAAGCCGTGTCGTCGGCTTGATGGCCCGTTCCACATCTCCGGGGCTTACGAATCCGTTGTTGTCCACTGGCAGCACGGTGAGGTCTCCGCCGCCCCGTTGGAAGGCACGGCAGGCGTCCAACATGGATTTGTGTTCTATGGAAGTCGTGACGATATGGTGTTCCGGACTCGCGGGGACCATGGATATGACCCAGTTGTTCGCCTCTGTGGCGCCTGAGGTGAAGAACAGCTCTCGGGGACGGCAGCCAAGGAGTCGGACCATCTTCCGTCGCGCGCCTTCGATGGCTTCCTGACTCCTCATCCCGGCCATGTGCGGACTGGACGGGTTGGCCCAGAACCGGCGTCCGGCGCTGTCGACGAGCTCGGCAACTTCATCGGCTAGAGGGGTTGTTGCCTGATAATCCAGGTAGATCATGCTGCTCTCCGTCCAAGATCCTCGGAGCTGTAGGGGATCGAGACGAAATCGTGTGTCCTTGCGTCAAAGAACACTTGGACGACTGCTTCCAGTCCTTGAGACTTCCTGGCGAGATACATCTCCGTTCCCTTGGTGACCTTGTCCTTGTCGGCCACCCGGTTGAAATCAAAGACGACTCTGGAGGATCGCTGGCGTGATGCGCTTAGTCGTTTGAACGACAAATCAAGGTATTCGCTGACAATGAGCGGGCAACGCGGAATGCCCGCCCCGTCCTCGTTGACGGCCCCGGCAACGACCTTTGGGTAGAGATCGGAGTCGAAAAGGATTTCAGGTCCCTCAAGCCGCAGTGATTCGTCCAAGGCCGTGTCTTTCAGCCATCGTTTGAGGAACCGGGCGGAACGATTCCGCAACGTGCGTTCTTTCACCACATCGAAGGTCACCCCGAAGGGAGCGCAGAGCTCTAGGAGCGCTGATGTATCGACTTCGGCGGGGGTGGCGGGCCGCAGCTCACACACATCTTGGGAACAATCCATGCCCAAGTCGTTGACGATGACGGTGAATGCCGGATTCCGCGTCAGAGAATAGTGTTCTGGAGTTCGTCGCCGACGAGTAGGCCCGCTTTCATCGATTCCATGGCGAAGTCATCGATTCCCGTTGAGACGTCGAAGTATCCGCACGCAATCAGTACCTGGGCGTCACGTTTCACCGGAAAGGACGAGTCCAATTCAGACAGCAATTGGTTGGATTTCATCTTCTGCTCCTTGGTTTTCAGGATTCAATTGATTATTTGATTGAGCGCGCGTATCCGCCCAGACGGTGAGTGCGGCACACCCGGTGAGAACGATCAGACCTGTGACCTGCCTGCCGTCCAGGAACTGGTTCAGGCCAAGCACCCCGACAGCCGAAGCCAGAGCGGGATCTAAAGCCGAGACCATCGTGAAGGGAAGCGCGCGCAGACGTTTCATGGCGAAAAGTTCGAGAGAGAATGGAAAAACGATTGTCAACAGCGCCACGACAAGCGCCTGGCCGGCCAGCGGGGCCGCTGTGTGCAAGTCGGGAGCAGGAGCCAGGAATTGCCCGGCGAGAATAACCAGGAACGCGACCCACAAAGCCCTAGATAGCACTCCGAGCGGATGGCACACGGCTGGCATGGCCGTCCCGACCCTAATGTAGATGCTCAGCAGCATCCCAGTAGCGACGGCCCACAGGACTCCTGCGGGACCGGTCGGACCGTCGTAGTCCGCAATGAGGAAAAGCCCCGCGACGGCGCCGAATGCCGCAAGCCGGACTGCCCAAGAGCGCGAACGCAGACAGCCGACTACCAAGGGGACGACAAATTCGACGGAAACCGCCAGAGACAGCGGGATATGAGAGATTGCCTGATAGAAGCAGAGCTGCATCAAGCCCAGGACGACACCGTACGCGACGATGTAGCGCGCGGAAACGGCAGCGGAATAGCGTGCCAACCAGAGCGCAGGCAGGAGCACCAAAGCGCCGATTCCTACCCTGAGACAGGTTGCTGTTCCCGCGCCGACGGTTTCAATGAGGCCAACGGCCACTCCGTTTCCGAGTTGAAACGCAGTCAGGCTCGCTGAAACCGCAGCCAGACCTGCCGGATCAATATTCGGTTTCCTCACGTGATCTGCGCGCACGACAGCACCACGCCAGCCGTTCCCCGTGCCGCCGTACGCTCATGATCCCTAAATGGTCGTAACACTCGCAATTTCATGGCCAGGCTCCTCCAAGTCAAAAAACCAGCGCGGAGGGCTTCCGTCCCTTCCTGCCGGAGCGGGATGACGGATAGTCCACCTTCCCAAGCCTGTGTTGCTTGTCCTCTGGGGACACCTCCAGCAGTACCAGGCGTTAAAGTTTGGTTCGTGAGGAAACGCTACGGGCACAACAACGGCACCTAGGTAGAAACTGGCCTAACTAGGTGGTGATTTTGGCCGAATTAGGTGCTGAATCTGTTGCACTAGGTGGTAATTCGAGGCTTCCTAGGTGGAGCCCTACTTCTCGTAGATCTTTTCCACAGCCGCCGAAAAGTCGCTGAGCACCGCGGCCCGCTTCAGCTTGAGCGAGGGCGTCAGGTGTCCTGACTCCACGCTGAGTTCGGCCGTGATGAACGCAAACTTCTTGATCGACTCAGCAGCTGAGACGAGCTTGTTGGCCTGGTCCACTGCCGATTGAACGGCCGACCTGACGCGGTCATCTCCAGCGGCTTCGTCGGGTGTCATTGCGCCCACTTTGTTCTCGGCGCACCACTCCGCAAGCCCTTCGGGGTCCAGGCCGATCAGTGCGGCGACGAAGGGCCGCCCATCGCCCACAACCACTGCATGGCCCACCAAGGGGTGTTCGCGCAGCTTTTCCTCCAAGGGAGCCGGGGCTACATTCTTCCCAGCGGCCGTGACCAGGAGGTCCTTCTTCCGGCCGGTGATGGTCAGGAAGCCGTCGGCGTCGAGTTCGCCCAGGTCTCCGGTACGGAAGAAACCGTCAACGAAGGCAGCCCGGTTGGCCTCTTCATTATTGTGATAGCCCTTGAAGACACCGATTCCCTTGACCAGCACCTCGCCATCCTGAGCAACCCGGATGGTGGTTCCGGGGAGGGGAATGCCAACAGTGCCGATGCGGGACATGCTGGGCGTATTGACGGTGCAGGGCGCCGTGGTTTCCGTCAGGCCATAGCCCTCCAGCACCGGAACGCCTGCGCCGTGGAAGAAGTGGTTATCCCGGAGGCTGAGGGGGCTGGCGCCGGACACTGTGTAGCCCACGTCGCCGCCGAAGACCTCCCTCACCTTGGGATAGAGGAGCTTGTTGAACGTGGAGTGCTTCAGGCCCAGAAGCCAGCCCGGACCGGTCCCTTCGCCACGTGCGGCGAGGTCCACCGCCGTCGAATATTCCACTGCGGTGGCGGAAGCGGCCGAGAAGAGCGCGGACTTGCCGCTCATGGCCGCTTTGTGGCTGGCGCCGGCGTAGACCTTCTCGAAAATGCGGGGCACGGCGAGCAGGAAAGTGGGCTTGAAGGACCCAAGGTCCGCCATGAGTCCGCTGGCGCCTGCACTGTGTCCCAGCGTGATGCCGGCCGTGAGGCAAACAACCTGGACCGCTCTGGCGAGGACGTGCGCCAGCGGCAGGAACATCAGCGTCCGTGCGCCTTGCTGCATGAGTAGCTCGGGAAGAAACGGGATGACGTTTCGCGCCACGAGGACAAAGTTGCCGTGGGTGATTTCGCAGCCCTTGGGCTTACCGGTTGTTCCGGAGGTGTACACGATGGAGGCGACGCTGGCCAGGTTCGCTGCGCTGCGCTGACGTTCCAGTTCGGCGTCCATGATGCCGATTCCGACGGCGGAGACGCTGGTCAGGTTGGGTGCGTCGCCGTCGTGCTCCATCCGGACGATGGTCACGGGGTCCTCGCCCAGGACAGACGACTGCTCAACCAGGGCATGGACCTGATCTGCTTTGGCGGCGTCCTCCACAAAGATGCGCCGGGCTCCGGAATCCGTGAGGATCCATTCGATCTGGCTTGCCGACGACGTCTCATAAATGGGCACGGTAACTCCGCCGGCCATCCAGATGGCGAAATCCACCAGGGTCCACTCAAAACTTGAGCGGGAAAGCACAGCCACGGGATCGCCCGGGTTCAGCCCGCCTGCGATCAGTCCTTTGGCCAAAGCCGTGACGTCGGCAAGGAACCTCGCCGCGGAAACGTTCAGCCAACCATTCGCCGTCTTGTGCGCGTACAGGTTACCGAAGGGATCCTTGTGGCAGCGTTCCAGGAGGAGGTCCGTCACGTTGGTGTTCGGGTCCGCCTCGACCAGGAGCTCCGTGCTTGCTTCCCTCACTGTTTGCCTCCTAGATCCACGATGGCATCCACATTCTCATCCGCCACTCCTGGTAGCTGATCACTTCCGCCGTGAGCACCGGATAGAAGAAGGCTGTTGCCAACACTGCCAACACCAGGACCAGAGCCACTATGTACAGTCCGGATCGTCGCCGCCAGGCGGGGTCGCCGCTGCGTCCCAACACCAACCCCAACACATACGTCAGGCCCAAAACCAGGAATGGTTCGAAAGACACCGCATAGAAGATGAACATGGTGCGTTCCGGGTACATGAACCACGGAAGATAGCCGGCGGCCACTCCGGCGAGGATGGCGCCGGCGCGCCAGTCGCGACGTCCGGCCCACCAGAACAGCAGGATGGCCAGGGCGATGGTTCCACCCCACCACACCACGGGATTTCCTACCGGCAAGATGGCAGAGGAACACGTTTCAACAACGCAGCCCGGGGTCCCCTGTTTGGGGGTCTGGTAGAAGAAGGAGGTGGGGCGGCCCATGATGAGCCACGTCCACGGGCTGGACTCGTACGGATGATCGGAGCTGAGGCCCTGATGAAATTTGTAGGCCTCTAGGTGGTAGTGCGCCAGGGAGCGCACCGAGTTAGGCAGCCAATCCAGTCCGGGTGCCGGGTTGGCGGCAGCCCATTGCCGGTAGTAGGCGTCCTTCGAGAGGAACCAACCCGTCCAGCTGGCCACGTAGGTGACGGCGGCAATCGGAATGATGGTCACGAAGGCGGGGATGCCGTCCTTGATGATGCCGGCGCTGAACCAGCTCCGGATGCCTGCGATACGCCGGGCGCTCAGGTCCCACAGCACGGTCATCAGCCCGAAAGCGGCCACAAAGAACAGTGCCGACCATTTAGTCCCCACGGCCAGGCCAAGGCAAAGACCTGCAACCAGACGCCACCACCGCATGCCAAGCCACGGTCCGGCTACCAGTTGGGAGGGCTTGGGACGGCCTCCCGGCGAAGCAGCCGCTTGCGCGGCGAGCCGGGAAGCCAAACGTCGGCGGCCGTCGTCGCGGTCCATTAACAGGGCGCCGAAAGCGGCCAGGATCCAGAGCGCCAGGAAGACGTCCAGCAACGACGTACGGGAGAGCACCAGATGGTGGCCGTCGATGGCCAGCAGGAGTCCGGCAACGGCGCCGAGGGTGTGTGAGCGGAACAGCTTCAGTGCAATGAGCGAGACGAGGAAGACCGTCAGTGTGCCGGCCAAAGCCGCGCTGAACCGCCAGCCAAAGGGATTGTCCCCGCCGAACAGCCACATTCCGAAGGCAATCATCCACTTGCCGACGGGTGGGTGGACTACGTACTCAGGAGTGTTGAGGAGAATATCGGGGTTGCCGGAATTGAAGGAATCGTTGGCGTTGGCAGGCCAACTGCGTTCGTAGCCGCTCACCACATAGGAGTAAGCATCCTTGACGTAATACGTTTCGTCGAAAACCAGGCTGGGTGGGTCATCCAGTCGGAAGAATCGGAGAATGCCGCCCAGGATCGCTGTGATGGCGGGGATGAGCCAGAACCATAGGCGCAAGGAAACAGGGTAATCCCGCCAGCTTTGGACACCACCGATCAGACGTTCCTTCAATGCCTGGGCAGTGTAGGCCTCGGACGGTCGGGCGATCCAACGGTGCCCCTCCAACCCGCGGCCGGGCAACGGACCAACGGTGCTGTCACTCAGGTGCGCCGCCCGCCGGGGCTGTGGCTCACTTACGGGTTTCGGCGTATCCGGCTGATCGCTGCTTCCCTCCACAGCTGAGTCTCCGGGTTCCGGGGTCGCCGGGGACGCCGCCGGGGATCCGGAAGCGGTGACAGGAACGGGCGACTGGTTCACCCGCCCATGCTACCTTTCCATCCTTGCTGCATCCTTGAACCCCGCGCGGCATTAGGCTTGGCAGGTGGACGAACAACGCAGCACCCCGGACGAGGCTCCCTTTAACGACGATCTGGAGGAGGCCGCTTCTGCTTCCGGCGCAACTCCCGGGGTGGGCAGGATTGTGCTTGCGGCAACACCCATCGGCAACGTGGGCGATGCTTCCGCGCGTTTGATTGAGCTCCTGGGCACCTCAGACATTGTGGCTGCAGAGGACACCAGGCGATTGCACCGGCTGGTGACGGCGCTCGGCGTTGAAGTCACTGGTCGGGTCATCAGCTACCACGAGCACAATGAAGTAGCCAAGACCGGTGAGCTCCTGGACCACGTGCGCGCCGGCAAGACCATCCTGATGGTCAGCGACGCAGGAATGCCGGCGGTTTCGGACCCTGGATTCCGTCTGGTGGAGGGCGCGGTTGCCGCCGGACTGACGGTCACGGCCGTTCCCGGCCCCTCTGCTGTGCTGACGGCCTTGGCGCTGTCCGGCTTGCCCACCGACCGCTTCTGCTTTGAAGGATTCCTGCCGCGAAAGTCGGGGGACAGGAACTCACGTCTGGCCGACCTCGCCGACGAACGCCGCACGATGGTCTTCTTTGAGGCCCCGCACAGGCTTGAGGTCATGTTGCGGGCACTCCATGAGCGCTTCGGGGCCGATCGCCGCGTCGCCGTGTGCCGCGAGCTGACCAAGACCTACGAAGAA
This genomic interval from Paenarthrobacter aurescens TC1 contains the following:
- a CDS encoding tetrapyrrole methylase family protein (identified by match to protein family HMM PF00590; match to protein family HMM TIGR00096), whose amino-acid sequence is MGRIVLAATPIGNVGDASARLIELLGTSDIVAAEDTRRLHRLVTALGVEVTGRVISYHEHNEVAKTGELLDHVRAGKTILMVSDAGMPAVSDPGFRLVEGAVAAGLTVTAVPGPSAVLTALALSGLPTDRFCFEGFLPRKSGDRNSRLADLADERRTMVFFEAPHRLEVMLRALHERFGADRRVAVCRELTKTYEEVIRGTLRELLEWAENNEVRGEIAVVVGGAPEQEPGKPEDHVAAVNELISQGIRLKEAVAAVADDARVSKRELYSAVLAAR
- a CDS encoding putative dolichyl-phosphate-mannose-protein mannosyltransferase family protein (identified by match to protein family HMM PF02366), whose translation is MEGSSDQPDTPKPVSEPQPRRAAHLSDSTVGPLPGRGLEGHRWIARPSEAYTAQALKERLIGGVQSWRDYPVSLRLWFWLIPAITAILGGILRFFRLDDPPSLVFDETYYVKDAYSYVVSGYERSWPANANDSFNSGNPDILLNTPEYVVHPPVGKWMIAFGMWLFGGDNPFGWRFSAALAGTLTVFLVSLIALKLFRSHTLGAVAGLLLAIDGHHLVLSRTSLLDVFLALWILAAFGALLMDRDDGRRRLASRLAAQAAASPGGRPKPSQLVAGPWLGMRWWRLVAGLCLGLAVGTKWSALFFVAAFGLMTVLWDLSARRIAGIRSWFSAGIIKDGIPAFVTIIPIAAVTYVASWTGWFLSKDAYYRQWAAANPAPGLDWLPNSVRSLAHYHLEAYKFHQGLSSDHPYESSPWTWLIMGRPTSFFYQTPKQGTPGCVVETCSSAILPVGNPVVWWGGTIALAILLFWWAGRRDWRAGAILAGVAAGYLPWFMYPERTMFIFYAVSFEPFLVLGLTYVLGLVLGRSGDPAWRRRSGLYIVALVLVLAVLATAFFYPVLTAEVISYQEWRMRMWMPSWI